One window of the Candidatus Chryseobacterium colombiense genome contains the following:
- a CDS encoding MgtC/SapB family protein — translation MEFLKDHYVIQNELLLIFISVVLGIMIGTEREYRNKSAGLRTFILVCFGSCLFTVLSLKIGINNPDRLAANIITGIGFLGAGVIFKDDNKIGGITTATTIWATASIGMAVGSGYVYLALLGTALVLLVLNSLTYFERFIDKKHKIREYKIAVVDYHDIKHCEELFAKNNLKFILSKQQYTQGNLATTWVITGNNTHHEALMKNLMEDEKIIAYQF, via the coding sequence ATGGAATTTTTAAAAGACCATTATGTTATCCAGAATGAACTGTTATTGATTTTCATATCCGTTGTGCTAGGAATCATGATCGGAACGGAGCGTGAATACCGAAACAAATCGGCGGGTTTGCGAACCTTTATTTTAGTATGTTTTGGATCTTGTTTGTTCACCGTTCTATCCTTGAAAATAGGAATTAATAATCCGGATCGTCTGGCAGCCAATATCATTACAGGAATCGGTTTTTTGGGAGCCGGAGTTATTTTTAAAGATGATAATAAAATTGGGGGAATTACAACCGCAACCACAATCTGGGCAACCGCTTCCATTGGAATGGCAGTCGGTTCCGGATATGTTTACCTTGCCTTACTGGGAACTGCTTTAGTATTATTGGTATTAAATTCTTTAACTTATTTTGAACGATTCATTGATAAAAAACATAAAATCAGGGAATATAAAATTGCCGTTGTAGATTATCACGATATCAAACATTGTGAAGAACTTTTTGCAAAAAACAATTTAAAATTCATTCTTTCAAAACAACAGTATACTCAGGGAAATCTTGCCACAACGTGGGTTATTACAGGAAATAACACCCATCATGAAGCTTTAATGAAAAATCTCATGGAAGACGAAAAAATTATTGCCTACCAATTTTAA
- a CDS encoding ester cyclase: MGKAITTIVLLGLFLFSAGLGAQSKKASAADLEYNKKLVKDFYQKIFGDHDFTNIDHYLLPTYIQHNPNVADGSEAFEKAVKVWLQNEPKTKIDIQHIAAEGDLVFLHVRDVLPDGKLQSVIDIFRIENKKIAEHWDVHETVPEKSANAHPMF, translated from the coding sequence ATGGGAAAAGCTATCACAACTATCGTTTTACTAGGATTATTTCTTTTTTCAGCAGGATTAGGTGCACAAAGTAAAAAAGCATCAGCAGCTGACCTTGAGTACAATAAAAAGCTGGTAAAAGATTTTTATCAGAAGATTTTCGGAGATCATGATTTTACCAATATTGATCATTATCTTTTACCGACTTACATTCAGCATAATCCCAATGTTGCCGATGGCTCGGAAGCATTTGAAAAAGCAGTAAAGGTTTGGTTGCAAAATGAGCCAAAAACGAAAATTGATATTCAGCATATTGCAGCAGAAGGTGATTTGGTTTTCCTTCATGTTAGAGATGTTTTGCCAGACGGGAAACTGCAATCCGTAATTGATATTTTCAGAATTGAAAACAAGAAAATTGCTGAACATTGGGACGTTCATGAAACTGTTCCTGAGAAATCTGCCAACGCACATCCGATGTTTTAA
- a CDS encoding T9SS type A sorting domain-containing protein, whose product MKKNYFLILVLLFSVFQAQIVNIPDPVFKARLLSANTTNNIAINSSNQSIVIDTNGDNEIQVSEALNVYKLNIGGTSSNPGNPSSAISDLTGINQFINLTSLIAFNNVLTNLQISGLSNIESINVSNNTLTNLSLNNLSNLKTISFANNQVSTFSVINVPNLQILSCSGNQLTSLDISLFPNLKNLECNNNLITSLNLNNNNYLLSIVANNNKLTTIPLGAAPILISLYVNNNLFTTIDAGQLTQLSYFDFSNNPNLISFNIKNGKNNYTQNATPIFSNTPNLKYICVDDFELGMINSLLVYYNQPNVVLNSYCSFTPGGNFYTIQGNTKYDYNNNGCDINDLNKAFQQFNITNGTVTGSFIANNSGNYSIPVIAGSHTLSPVLENPSYFNISPTSFTANFPTQTSPLNQNFCITANGTHNDLETVIIPITVARPGFDAKYKIIYKNKGTSTQSGTLSFTYNDNISHYISATITPNSQSTGVLNWNFTNLLPFETKEITVTMHLNTPTQTPPLNGGDILHYTTQINGATDETPSDNTFTLNQTVVNAFDPNDKTCLEGPSITQVQVGDYVHYLIRFENTGTANAQNIVVKDEIDTSKLDLSTLTPLNASHNFVTRITNPNIVEFIFENIQLPFNNATNDGYVSFKIKTKSTLTTGNSFSNTAKIYFDYNQPIITNTYTTTVQNVLATNEIGEGNNDITIYPNPVKDLLNIQSKSEIIKAEIYDTAGRILRTTSVKNNTINVSDLTRGNYIIKFSTKDKITTQKFIKN is encoded by the coding sequence ATGAAAAAAAATTACTTTTTAATTTTGGTATTGTTATTTTCTGTGTTTCAGGCACAAATTGTAAACATTCCGGATCCTGTTTTTAAAGCCAGACTTCTATCGGCAAATACAACCAATAACATAGCAATTAACAGCTCAAACCAATCTATTGTAATTGATACGAATGGAGATAACGAAATTCAGGTTTCAGAAGCACTGAATGTGTATAAATTAAATATTGGAGGTACTAGCAGCAACCCCGGTAATCCCAGTAGTGCGATTTCTGATCTTACAGGGATTAATCAGTTTATTAATCTCACATCATTAATTGCTTTTAACAATGTTTTGACCAACCTACAAATATCAGGATTATCAAATATTGAATCTATTAATGTTTCCAACAATACTCTTACTAATCTTTCTCTAAATAATTTAAGTAATCTGAAGACGATCTCTTTTGCTAACAATCAGGTTTCAACTTTTTCAGTTATTAATGTTCCAAATTTACAAATTCTCTCTTGTAGTGGAAATCAATTAACTTCACTTGATATTTCTCTTTTCCCCAATCTGAAAAACTTAGAATGTAATAATAATTTGATTACGTCATTAAATTTAAATAACAACAATTACTTACTATCCATTGTTGCTAATAATAATAAGCTTACAACAATTCCATTGGGAGCGGCTCCTATCTTAATAAGCCTATATGTAAATAATAATTTATTCACCACCATTGATGCAGGACAACTTACACAGCTCAGCTATTTCGATTTTTCTAATAATCCTAATCTTATAAGTTTTAATATTAAAAATGGTAAAAATAATTATACTCAAAATGCAACCCCTATTTTTTCAAACACACCAAATTTAAAATATATTTGTGTTGATGATTTTGAGCTTGGAATGATAAATTCACTTTTAGTTTATTATAATCAACCAAATGTTGTATTAAACTCATATTGTTCTTTCACACCCGGAGGAAATTTTTATACAATACAAGGGAATACAAAATATGATTACAACAATAACGGTTGTGATATAAATGATCTGAATAAAGCTTTTCAACAATTTAATATTACGAATGGAACTGTAACAGGAAGTTTTATTGCCAACAATTCTGGTAATTATTCTATTCCAGTAATAGCAGGATCACATACACTTTCCCCTGTCTTAGAAAATCCAAGTTATTTTAATATTTCTCCAACCAGCTTCACTGCAAATTTTCCAACACAAACAAGCCCTTTAAATCAGAATTTCTGCATAACGGCAAATGGAACTCATAACGATTTAGAGACAGTAATTATTCCTATTACTGTTGCTAGACCGGGTTTTGATGCTAAATATAAAATCATCTACAAAAACAAGGGAACCTCTACACAATCGGGAACTTTAAGTTTCACGTATAATGACAATATCAGTCATTATATAAGTGCGACCATTACTCCCAACTCTCAATCAACAGGAGTTTTAAATTGGAATTTCACCAATCTTCTTCCATTTGAAACGAAAGAAATCACGGTAACCATGCATTTAAATACGCCGACACAGACTCCTCCTTTAAACGGGGGTGATATTCTTCATTATACCACTCAAATTAACGGAGCAACAGATGAAACTCCTTCAGATAATACCTTTACATTAAATCAAACTGTAGTCAACGCTTTCGATCCAAACGATAAAACATGTCTAGAAGGACCTTCTATTACTCAGGTTCAGGTAGGAGACTATGTGCATTACCTAATCAGATTTGAAAATACTGGTACCGCCAATGCACAGAATATTGTAGTCAAAGATGAAATAGATACTTCAAAACTGGATCTGTCAACATTGACTCCTTTGAATGCAAGTCATAATTTTGTAACAAGAATTACGAATCCAAATATTGTAGAATTTATCTTTGAGAATATTCAACTTCCATTTAATAATGCGACTAATGATGGATATGTTTCATTTAAAATTAAAACAAAATCTACTTTAACTACCGGAAACAGCTTTAGCAATACTGCAAAAATCTACTTCGATTACAACCAGCCGATCATTACGAATACATACACAACTACTGTTCAAAATGTTTTGGCTACCAACGAAATCGGGGAAGGAAACAACGATATTACCATTTATCCAAATCCTGTAAAAGATCTTTTGAATATTCAATCTAAAAGTGAAATTATAAAAGCTGAAATTTATGATACGGCCGGAAGAATTTTAAGAACAACTTCAGTAAAAAACAATACAATCAATGTTTCAGACCTTACAAGAGGTAATTATATTATAAAATTCTCTACAAAAGATAAAATTACAACCCAGAAATTTATTAAAAATTAA
- the ligA gene encoding NAD-dependent DNA ligase LigA produces MSDNIQQKIEDLRKELHQHNENYYLLDTPTISDFDFDMLLEELRDLEAKYPEFYDENSPTVRVGGGITKVFPTVQHKFRMYSLDNSYDFNDLEDWEKRIIKTIDEPVEFVAELKYDGASISILYENGKLAQAVTRGDGFQGDEITANVRTISDIPLKLKGDFPEHFFMRGEIYLTRKNFDKINKLREEEGLDPFMNPRNTASGSLKMQDSGEVRKRGLSSVLYQFISEDIPAESHWELLQKAQSWGFKTSQQAKLCRTLDEVKEFITFWDVERHNLPFEIDGIVLKVNSLKQQRQLGYTAKSPRWAMAYKFKAEKVETELQSVSYQVGRTGAITPVANLKPILLAGTIVKRASLHNEDIIKKLDLHENDFVYVEKGGEIIPKIVGVNTEKRTDESKEIEYIKHCPECGTELVKIEDQAIHFCPNELHCPPQVVGRMIHYVSRKALNIENLGSETIEQLYREKLIENPADFYTLKKEQLLPLERMAEKSAQNIISGIEKSKEIPFEKVLYGIGIKHVGETVAKKLVKNFPTIEELKNATVEELCQVEDIGTKIAVSIVDFFANSENILMIERLKSYGVQLEKGESTNEVLSNTLEGKTFLFTGKLSLFTRESAEEMVEKHGGKNISAVSKNLNYLVVGEKAGSKLKKAQDIGTIEILDEQQFLDLIEK; encoded by the coding sequence ATGTCCGACAACATTCAACAAAAAATAGAAGATCTACGCAAAGAGCTTCATCAGCATAATGAAAACTATTACCTTCTTGATACTCCGACAATTTCAGATTTTGATTTTGATATGCTGTTGGAAGAACTCCGTGATCTGGAAGCAAAATATCCTGAGTTTTATGATGAAAACTCGCCTACCGTACGTGTCGGAGGAGGAATAACAAAAGTTTTCCCAACGGTTCAGCATAAATTCAGAATGTATTCTCTGGACAATTCTTATGATTTTAATGATCTTGAAGACTGGGAAAAAAGAATTATCAAAACCATTGATGAACCCGTAGAGTTTGTTGCAGAGCTTAAATATGACGGGGCTTCCATTTCTATTTTGTATGAAAACGGGAAATTAGCGCAGGCTGTCACTCGTGGAGACGGGTTTCAGGGCGATGAAATTACAGCTAATGTCCGTACCATTTCGGATATTCCGTTGAAATTAAAAGGTGATTTTCCTGAACATTTCTTTATGCGCGGTGAAATTTATCTGACCAGAAAAAACTTTGATAAAATCAATAAATTACGTGAGGAAGAAGGGCTTGATCCGTTCATGAATCCAAGAAATACAGCCAGTGGAAGCTTAAAAATGCAGGACAGCGGCGAAGTGAGAAAACGCGGACTTTCTTCAGTGTTATATCAGTTTATTTCCGAAGATATTCCTGCCGAATCGCATTGGGAACTGCTTCAGAAAGCACAAAGCTGGGGTTTCAAAACCTCTCAGCAGGCAAAATTATGTAGGACTTTGGATGAGGTAAAAGAATTCATTACTTTCTGGGATGTTGAAAGACATAACCTACCTTTTGAAATTGACGGTATTGTTTTAAAAGTCAATTCATTAAAACAACAGAGACAGCTTGGATATACGGCAAAATCTCCACGTTGGGCAATGGCTTATAAATTTAAAGCTGAAAAAGTGGAAACTGAACTGCAAAGTGTTTCTTATCAGGTCGGAAGAACAGGAGCCATCACTCCGGTTGCCAATCTGAAACCTATTTTGCTGGCCGGAACGATTGTAAAAAGGGCATCTTTGCATAATGAAGATATCATTAAAAAACTTGATTTACATGAAAACGATTTCGTTTATGTAGAAAAAGGTGGAGAAATCATTCCAAAAATTGTCGGAGTAAATACTGAGAAAAGAACAGATGAAAGTAAGGAAATTGAATATATCAAGCATTGTCCTGAATGCGGAACAGAGTTGGTAAAAATTGAAGACCAGGCGATTCATTTTTGCCCGAATGAACTTCACTGTCCACCACAAGTTGTGGGAAGAATGATCCATTATGTATCCAGAAAAGCTTTGAATATTGAGAACCTGGGAAGCGAAACCATCGAGCAGCTTTACAGAGAAAAGCTGATTGAAAATCCGGCAGACTTTTATACTTTAAAGAAAGAGCAGCTTTTGCCACTGGAAAGAATGGCCGAAAAATCTGCACAGAATATCATTTCCGGAATCGAAAAATCAAAAGAAATCCCCTTTGAAAAGGTATTATATGGAATTGGGATAAAGCATGTGGGTGAAACGGTCGCTAAAAAACTGGTTAAGAATTTCCCTACTATTGAAGAATTGAAAAATGCGACGGTAGAAGAACTTTGTCAGGTGGAAGACATCGGAACAAAAATCGCGGTAAGCATCGTAGATTTCTTTGCCAATTCCGAAAACATTCTAATGATAGAACGACTAAAATCCTACGGAGTCCAACTAGAAAAAGGAGAAAGCACCAATGAAGTTTTATCCAACACTTTAGAAGGAAAAACATTTCTTTTCACAGGGAAGCTATCTTTGTTCACAAGAGAATCTGCCGAAGAAATGGTAGAAAAACATGGCGGGAAAAATATTTCTGCAGTTTCTAAAAACCTTAATTATCTCGTGGTAGGTGAAAAAGCAGGAAGCAAACTTAAAAAAGCACAAGACATCGGAACGATTGAAATTCTGGATGAGCAGCAGTTTTTGGATCTGATAGAAAAATAA
- a CDS encoding carboxypeptidase regulatory-like domain-containing protein codes for MRKVKIVLGLLFLSFGTLAYAQTTQASIVGKVTGVGKTAQEKVKVTIINESTGFKTETETNSKGEYIFKEIPLGGPYTVIVNDEKREGYTVNFGDQVTVNMDLASEKRIEEVVVAGNLKNKIGNLGAATAITAKNIGILPVNGRNFASLTELSPLSGKNGNLSGQLSSSTNFTIDGMTAKNPTSAGATTSRSGAPFSISIEAVREFKITTNQYDVTLGRSGGGTVSAVTKSGTNKFSGSAWEYLRTNWLSSPYDIRGNKRNNDFSTSQFGFSLGGPIIKNKLHFFAAWDHQLDSRPLIIADIKSNEDEARFNITNQTLNQFLDIARAKYGVGNTPQFGSFDKVRNSDAAFLRLDWQINDKHLLTLRNNFTYDLNKNGLGDNTAINFFESYGNDKNLDNSLLLTLRSNLKPNLTNELKTQYLYTSQDSYQNDELGHPVPRAIVEGVASKIYDNSTKTTSIQIGGHRFGQESFRNNVFQLVDNLYYNTDKVKYTFGADLMYTKARSVYGSEVNGKFYYQGINAFNNMISNRYYREVPLLDDTSVKSSIWNIGVYGQFQTKIATGLDFMGGLRLDYGGYPKAEFNQKLYDEMGIRTDNKIKSFVIQPRFQFDWNINEANKDYVKFGAGIFSSDINNYMIINNLVFDGKHLATLDVNPSQIGLTPNFIEYRNDYSTVPSLAQYQLPTINYTGKDAKIPIIYKANFSYTHFFNERFRAGVAGYMALGRNNYFYYDRNMVTTPFITLANEDGRGVYVPVSAITNNTNNTVTLDWKEGRINKNFGRVLELVSDGKVNQFSFVVDTSYRYWKDGEITASYTWSDIKDNTSYNGNVANSATLSTPVQSDPRDLRMTYSDNQFRNKVVIYGNSPTIAGFTLGIRYSGIGGTRFSLTAGGNINGDFVDSNDLAYIFPNLTESLLNDPEVGKALKNYITDYNNKIAERNGGKNGFYGVWDVRVVKKIKFEKIGAFELSVDIFNVANLLNREWGVNKSYTNMALYRATKFNTTTQQFEYVRNTNGLAPLSGNPYQIQVGAKYSF; via the coding sequence ATGAGAAAAGTAAAGATTGTATTGGGATTATTGTTCTTGAGTTTCGGAACACTGGCGTATGCACAAACCACGCAGGCGTCGATTGTAGGAAAGGTAACTGGCGTTGGAAAAACGGCTCAGGAGAAAGTGAAAGTGACGATTATTAATGAATCTACAGGTTTTAAAACCGAAACTGAAACCAACTCAAAAGGAGAGTATATTTTCAAAGAAATTCCTTTGGGCGGACCTTATACGGTAATCGTAAATGATGAGAAAAGAGAAGGATACACGGTGAATTTCGGAGATCAGGTGACGGTAAATATGGATTTAGCCAGTGAAAAAAGAATCGAAGAAGTGGTTGTTGCCGGGAATCTTAAGAATAAGATCGGAAATCTTGGCGCTGCAACTGCAATTACCGCTAAGAATATTGGAATCTTACCGGTGAACGGAAGAAATTTTGCGAGCCTTACCGAGCTGTCTCCTTTGAGCGGTAAAAATGGAAACTTATCCGGGCAATTAAGTTCTTCCACCAACTTTACCATTGATGGAATGACGGCAAAAAACCCAACTTCTGCAGGAGCTACAACCAGCCGAAGCGGTGCTCCATTTTCTATTTCAATTGAAGCCGTGCGTGAATTTAAGATTACCACGAACCAGTACGATGTCACATTGGGAAGAAGTGGTGGTGGAACAGTAAGTGCGGTTACAAAATCAGGGACTAATAAGTTTTCAGGAAGTGCTTGGGAATATTTGAGAACCAACTGGCTTTCCAGTCCGTATGATATTCGCGGAAATAAAAGGAATAATGATTTCTCAACTTCTCAGTTCGGTTTCTCATTGGGAGGTCCGATCATTAAAAATAAATTACACTTCTTCGCAGCATGGGATCATCAGTTGGATTCTAGGCCGTTGATTATTGCTGATATTAAATCGAATGAAGATGAAGCGAGATTCAATATTACCAACCAGACTCTTAACCAGTTCCTGGATATTGCCAGAGCAAAATATGGTGTTGGAAATACACCGCAGTTCGGAAGTTTTGATAAAGTACGAAACTCGGATGCCGCATTTTTACGTTTGGATTGGCAAATTAATGATAAACACTTATTGACATTAAGAAACAATTTTACATATGATCTGAATAAAAATGGATTAGGAGATAATACGGCGATCAATTTCTTTGAATCTTATGGGAATGACAAAAACTTAGATAACAGTTTACTATTGACGTTAAGATCAAATTTAAAACCTAATTTAACCAATGAATTGAAGACTCAGTATTTATATACTTCCCAGGATAGTTATCAGAATGATGAGTTAGGTCATCCGGTTCCCAGAGCTATAGTGGAAGGAGTCGCTTCAAAAATTTATGATAATAGTACGAAAACCACGAGTATTCAGATTGGTGGCCACCGATTCGGTCAGGAAAGTTTCAGAAATAATGTATTCCAGCTGGTAGACAATTTATATTACAATACGGATAAAGTAAAATATACATTCGGAGCTGATTTAATGTATACAAAAGCAAGATCTGTGTATGGAAGTGAAGTGAACGGGAAATTTTATTATCAGGGAATTAATGCTTTTAATAACATGATCTCCAACAGGTATTACAGGGAAGTTCCTTTGCTGGATGATACTTCAGTTAAGTCCAGTATCTGGAATATTGGGGTATATGGACAATTTCAGACAAAAATTGCAACCGGTTTAGACTTTATGGGAGGTTTGAGATTGGATTACGGAGGATATCCTAAAGCTGAATTCAATCAAAAACTGTATGATGAAATGGGAATCAGAACGGATAATAAAATTAAATCTTTTGTAATCCAGCCAAGATTCCAATTTGATTGGAATATTAATGAAGCAAATAAAGACTATGTGAAATTCGGAGCCGGAATTTTCTCATCTGATATCAATAATTACATGATTATTAATAATTTGGTGTTTGACGGGAAACATTTGGCAACATTGGATGTAAATCCTTCTCAAATTGGGCTTACTCCGAATTTTATAGAATATAGAAATGATTATAGTACTGTTCCTAGTCTGGCTCAATATCAGCTTCCAACAATTAATTATACAGGAAAAGATGCTAAAATCCCGATTATATACAAAGCTAATTTTTCTTATACCCATTTCTTTAATGAAAGATTCAGAGCGGGAGTTGCGGGATATATGGCATTAGGAAGAAATAATTATTTCTATTATGATCGTAATATGGTAACAACTCCTTTCATTACTTTGGCTAACGAAGACGGAAGAGGAGTCTATGTGCCTGTAAGCGCCATTACAAACAATACTAATAATACGGTAACCCTTGACTGGAAAGAGGGAAGAATTAATAAAAACTTCGGAAGAGTTCTGGAATTGGTAAGTGACGGAAAGGTAAATCAGTTTTCATTTGTAGTAGACACAAGTTATCGTTACTGGAAAGATGGAGAAATTACAGCAAGCTACACGTGGTCTGATATTAAAGATAATACATCTTATAACGGAAATGTAGCGAACTCAGCCACTTTATCAACTCCGGTTCAGAGCGATCCAAGAGATTTGAGAATGACGTACTCAGACAACCAGTTTAGAAATAAAGTAGTGATCTACGGAAACTCACCTACTATTGCCGGATTTACTTTAGGGATCAGATATTCGGGAATCGGAGGAACTCGTTTTTCTTTAACTGCAGGAGGAAATATTAATGGAGATTTCGTAGATTCTAATGACCTGGCTTATATTTTTCCAAACTTAACAGAGTCCTTGCTTAATGATCCTGAAGTAGGAAAGGCATTGAAAAACTATATTACAGATTATAATAACAAAATTGCTGAAAGAAACGGAGGTAAAAACGGGTTTTATGGAGTTTGGGACGTAAGAGTGGTGAAGAAAATCAAATTTGAAAAAATTGGGGCATTTGAACTTTCTGTTGATATTTTCAACGTTGCAAATCTACTCAACAGAGAGTGGGGGGTAAACAAATCCTATACAAATATGGCTTTGTACAGAGCTACAAAATTCAATACGACAACCCAGCAGTTTGAATATGTAAGAAATACAAACGGATTGGCTCCGCTATCAGGAAATCCTTATCAGATTCAGGTAGGCGCAAAGTACTCATTTTAA
- a CDS encoding glycerophosphodiester phosphodiesterase family protein: MKKIILGLAVLSTVVMKAQTQIIAHRGYWQTQPPTTENSLKSLENAQHLKIYGSEFDVRMTKDGVLVVNHDEHHGKMEISETDFKELETLKLSNGEKFPTLKDYLKQGKKDKSLKLIVEIKPDKTKEKEDELTAKTLKMIKEMKLESQSEFISFSLNICKEIKRLEPTFKVQYLRGELSPEQIKNEGLDGLDYHFSIFQKNPTWISKAKALGLITNSWTVNDVAVYEELKKQGIGFITTNIPDQLKGK, encoded by the coding sequence ATGAAAAAAATTATCTTAGGGTTAGCAGTTTTAAGCACAGTCGTAATGAAGGCACAAACCCAGATTATTGCACACAGAGGATATTGGCAGACACAGCCACCCACAACGGAAAATTCATTAAAGTCGTTGGAAAATGCTCAGCATCTGAAAATATACGGATCTGAGTTTGATGTAAGAATGACCAAAGATGGCGTTTTGGTAGTCAACCATGATGAGCATCACGGAAAAATGGAGATTTCGGAAACTGATTTTAAAGAACTGGAAACCCTGAAATTGTCGAACGGAGAGAAATTTCCCACTTTAAAAGACTATCTAAAGCAGGGTAAAAAAGACAAATCGCTGAAATTGATTGTAGAAATAAAGCCGGATAAGACAAAAGAAAAAGAAGATGAATTAACGGCAAAGACCCTTAAGATGATCAAAGAGATGAAGCTTGAGTCTCAAAGTGAATTTATCTCTTTCAGTCTGAACATTTGTAAAGAGATCAAAAGGCTTGAGCCCACATTTAAAGTGCAGTATTTAAGAGGAGAATTATCTCCCGAACAGATTAAAAATGAAGGTTTAGATGGTTTGGATTATCACTTTAGTATATTCCAGAAGAATCCTACCTGGATCTCCAAGGCAAAAGCTTTGGGACTGATTACCAATTCCTGGACAGTGAACGATGTTGCTGTGTATGAAGAATTAAAAAAACAGGGAATAGGTTTCATTACAACCAATATTCCTGATCAGTTAAAAGGTAAATAA